One Spinacia oleracea cultivar Varoflay chromosome 4, BTI_SOV_V1, whole genome shotgun sequence DNA segment encodes these proteins:
- the LOC110805136 gene encoding dynamin-related protein 4C-like, with protein sequence MTETDSLYFYLLIPFFWLGFCILCSSVAFWCMLIFSSNTKNDVDNTSNSHSRRHIRQKSSTPITPPLISPYNDHIRPLLNAVDKLRKLKTIEEGIHLPTIVVIGDQSSGKSSVLESLAGISLPRGHGICTRVPLIMSLQNHTNPEPVFYLEYMGKVMQTDETHVSEAINSATQEITGNGKGISNTPITLVVRKQGVPDLTMVDLPGITRVPVRGQPENVYEQIREIIMEYITPEESIILNVISATVDFSTCESIMMSQSVDKTGQRTLAVVTKSDKAPEWLLEKVTNDDVSVGLGYVCVRNRIGEETYEEARLEEARLFGSHPLLSRIDKSIVGVPILSRKLVQIQANIISKTLPNIVKQIDEKLNVYVAELNNMPRKLSSKEEAMVVFMQIVGSVKDSLRKILIRGEYDKYPDDTTMHCTARLNEMIGGFLKLMQSKENDVNNKSGNFLMEEIRVLEEAKGIRLPDFLSRSDFLAALQKKVKGISQTPVKFVTEVWGYIDGVVISVGKGHSEKYPLLQSFSKRAASNLISRMKDQSVARVKEIVQMEMYSDYTCNPDYLSVWNRLMLNQDKFMSIVEGKAELHWSDWGAKVTGMELEGFGKVELEHLKDYKHLAKQAFDMKMRIESYWRIVLNRLVDSTVLYLVFSIQNLVNKELEYEFVGELMGPYGGGADRMLEESPAVASKREKLNKSIQVLKECKDVVSTILDKIVEYKEQF encoded by the coding sequence ATGACAGAAACAGATTCCTTGTACTTTTACCTACTGATACCATTCTTCTGGTTGGGTTTTTGTATTCTTTGTTCTTCAGTAGCATTCTGGTGTATGTTAATCTTTTCATCCAACACCAAAAACGATGTCGATAATACAAGCAATTCTCACTCTCGTCGTCATATCAGACAAAAATCTTCTACCCCAATCACACCACCACTTATTTCCCCCTACAATGACCACATCCGTCCTCTACTTAATGCAGTTGACAAACTCAGAAAGCTGAAAACCATAGAAGAAGGCATTCATCTCCCTACAATTGTTGTAATAGGCGACCAATCATCAGGAAAATCAAGTGTACTTGAGTCCTTAGCCGGAATCAGCCTTCCTAGGGGTCATGGAATATGCACCAGGGTCCCACTTATTATGTCCCTACAAAACCACACCAACCCAGAACCTGTCTTCTACCTTGAGTACATGGGTAAAGTCATGCAGACTGATGAAACCCATGTTTCTGAAGCAATTAACTCTGCTACTCAAGAAATTACAGGGAATGGTAAGGGGATATCTAATACTCCAATAACACTTGTTGTTAGGAAACAAGGTGTTCCTGACTTAACAATGGTTGATCTTCCTGGGATCACTCGTGTACCCGTACGTGGACAACCAGAAAATGTTTATGAGCAGATAAGGGAGATTATAATGGAGTATATTACTCCTGAAGAGAGTATTATTCTGAATGTTATATCTGCAACTGTTGATTTTTCGACTTGTGAGTCAATTATGATGTCACAGAGTGTGGATAAAACTGGGCAGAGGACTCTTGCTGTTGTCACAAAATCTGATAAGGCTCCAGAATGGTTGTTAGAGAAGGTGACGAATGATGATGTTAGTGTTGGTCTAGGGTACGTGTGTGTACGGAACAGGATAGGGGAGGAAACGTACGAGGAAGCGCGGTTGGAGGAGGCGAGGCTGTTTGGGTCCCACCCCTTGTTGTCGAGGATTGATAAGTCGATTGTGGGAGTACCGATATTGTCTCGGAAGTTGGTTCAGATACAAGCTAACATCATCTCCAAGACTTTGCCTAACATTGTCAAGCAGATCGATGAAAAGTTGAATGTTTATGTTGCTGAATTGAACAACATGCCACGTAAATTGTCCTCAAAGGAAGAAGCTATGGTAGTGTTTATGCAGATTGTGGGATCGGTGAAGGACTCCCTAAGGAAGATTTTAATCCGAGGAGAGTATGACAAGTACCCTGATGATACGACAATGCATTGCACAGCTCGTTTGAATGAGATGATAGGTGGGTTCTTGAAGCTAATGCAATCAAAGGAAAATGATGTTAATAATAAATCAGGTAATTTCCTAATGGAAGAGATTCGAGTTCTTGAAGAAGCTAAAGGAATCAGGTTACCGGATTTCCTTTCCCGCTCGGATTTTCTCGCTGCATTGCAGAAGAAAGTGAAGGGAATATCTCAAACGCCGGTTAAGTTCGTGACTGAGGTCTGGGGATACATTGACGGTGTAGTGATTTCGGTAGGAAAAGGACATTCTGAAAAGTACCCACTCCTTCAGAGCTTCAGCAAAAGAGCTGCTAGTAATCTGATTTCTAGGATGAAGGATCAGTCTGTTGCTCGTGTTAAGGAGATTGTGCAAATGGAGATGTATTCTGATTATACTTGTAATCCAGATTACCTATCTGTTTGGAATCGGCTTATGTTGAATCAAGACAAGTTTATGAGTATTGTGGAAGGCAAAGCAGAACTACATTGGTCTGATTGGGGTGCGAAGGTGACTGGTATGGAGCTTGAAGGGTTTGGGAAGGTTGAATTAGAGCATTTGAAAGACTACAAGCACTTAGCAAAGCAAGCATTTGACATGAAGATGCGGATAGAATCATATTGGAGAATTGTTTTGAATAGGTTGGTGGATTCTACGGTTCTTTATCTGGTGTTTAGTATTCAAAATTTGGTAAATAAGGAATTGGAGTATGAGTTTGTGGGCGAATTGATGGGTCCTTATGGAGGAGGCGCAGACAGGATGCTGGAAGAGTCTCCTGCCGTGGCAAGCAAGAGAGAGAAGCTCAATAAGAGTATACAAGTTCTGAAAGAGTGTAAAGATGTTGTATCAACAATCTTGGACAAGATTGTTGAGTACAAAGAACAATTTTAG
- the LOC110805135 gene encoding F-box protein SKIP23-like isoform X3, whose product MGERGGRVKRRKQTVVDWSALPPELLSEIGKRLQFRLDLLRFRSVCKPWRNSLSSKSKEKVKAFTIPEPPLLYPFVYSKKRERQISFILTERTVYTLHPNESQIHCRNKCGSYGLGNWCSPLIAEFEEILPKRFVPHQLAARCSFRNFSKVKNMLDFKVCPISKFYGIVAANHKQGFQFSNGYLDVDKVVVVADYNYVSINYPMSSDDDENNNVIVGALLAGGKVGLLRLLGSELDPDPIGWRVINYGEDDKDFRFDDIVNLGGKLCVIDSKGRAFTVDICSLELTQIAVPPPPICNMDGEGILLLQRRKRLVEDSGSLYLLVPFGYEKCWVLESRIKVYKLRVQTRDWVEVVSLGDLSLFVGYDFSFAASASNVFTKAEGNRNCIFFARTSFPHYNKCITVDFKEDLLFEGLPFNLQVGVFDLPDGTNFRLASGQRRPEITYNLPCCLVHRHVFGLPRLISNVM is encoded by the exons ATGGGAGAAAGAGGAGGAAGAGTGAAAAGAAGAAAGCAAACGGTGGTTGATTGGTCGGCCCTCCCACCGGAGCTTCTATCTGAAATCGGAAAACGCCTGCAATTCCGATTAGACTTGCTGAGATTCCGGTCAGTTTGCAAGCCATGGcgcaattctctctcctcaaaatcaaaagaaaaagttaAGGCTTTTACAATCCCTGAACCTCCATTACTCTACCCCTTCGTTTATTCAAAAAAGCGAGAACGCCAAATTTCTTTTATACTAACAGAAAGAACCGTATATACACTTCACCCCAATGAATCCCAAATCCACTGTCGGAATAAGTGTGGGAGTTATGGATTGGGAAATTGGTGTTCTCCATTGATTGCTGAGTTTGAGGAGATTCTTCCTAAAAGGTTTGTTCCTCACCAACTAGCTGCGAGGTGTAGTTTTAGAAATTTCTCTAAGGTGAAAAATATGCTTGATTTTAAAGTTTGTCCAATTTCTAAGTTTTATGGCATTGTTGCTGCTAATCATAAACAAGGGTTTCAATTTTCAAATGGTTATTTGGATGTTGATAAAGTAGTTGTTGTAGCTGATTATAATTATGTTAGTATTAATTATCCTATGAGTAGTGATGATGATGAGAATAATAATGTTATTGTGGGTGCCCTTTTAGCTGGAGGGAAAGTTGGATTGTTGAGGTTATTAGGGTCTGAGTTAGACCCTGATCCTATAGGATGGAGGGTAATTAATTATGGGGAGGATGATAAAGACTTTAGGTTTGATGATATTGTCAATTTGGGAGGCAAATTGTGTGTTATTGACTCTAAAGGAAGAGCCTTTACAGTAGATATTTGTTCATTGGAATTAACTCAAATTGCAGTACCACCACCTCCTATTTGCAACATGGATGGGGAAGGGATTCTATTGCTTCAAAGGAGGAAGCGATTGGTAGAAGATTCCGGTAGCTTATATTTGCTTGTCCCTTTTGGATATGAAAAGTGTTGGGTACTTGAATCTCGAATCAAAGTTTACAAATTAAGGGTACAAACCAGAGATTGGGTTGAGGTTGTTAGTTTGGGTGATCTATCTCTTTTTGTGGGCtatgatttttcttttgctgCCTCTGCTAGTAATGTCTTCACAAAGGCGGAGGGCAACAGGAACTGCATTTTTTTTGCCAGAACGAGTTTTCCGCACTATAACAAGTGCATTACTGTTGACTTTAAGGAGGATCTTCTATTCGAAGGATTGCCCTTCAACCTTCAGGTTGGAGTGTTTGACTTGCCAGATGGTACCAACTTCAGGTTGGCTTCTGGTCAACGGCGTCCTGAGATAACGTACAACCTTCCATGTTGCCTTGTTCATAG GCATGTATTTGGACTTCCTCGTCTAATCTCTAATGTAATGTGA
- the LOC110805135 gene encoding F-box protein SKIP23-like isoform X2, translated as MGERGGRVKRRKQTVVDWSALPPELLSEIGKRLQFRLDLLRFRSVCKPWRNSLSSKSKEKVKAFTIPEPPLLYPFVYSKKRERQISFILTERTVYTLHPNESQIHCRNKCGSYGLGNWCSPLIAEFEEILPKRFVPHQLAARCSFRNFSKVKNMLDFKVCPISKFYGIVAANHKQGFQFSNGYLDVDKVVVVADYNYVSINYPMSSDDDENNNVIVGALLAGGKVGLLRLLGSELDPDPIGWRVINYGEDDKDFRFDDIVNLGGKLCVIDSKGRAFTVDICSLELTQIAVPPPPICNMDGEGILLLQRRKRLVEDSGSLYLLVPFGYEKCWVLESRIKVYKLRVQTRDWVEVVSLGDLSLFVGYDFSFAASASNVFTKAEGNRNCIFFARTSFPHYNKCITVDFKEDLLFEGLPFNLQVGVFDLPDGTNFRLASGQRRPEITYNLPCCLVHSELVYDLYFTNLSNLEGVKIAARHVL; from the exons ATGGGAGAAAGAGGAGGAAGAGTGAAAAGAAGAAAGCAAACGGTGGTTGATTGGTCGGCCCTCCCACCGGAGCTTCTATCTGAAATCGGAAAACGCCTGCAATTCCGATTAGACTTGCTGAGATTCCGGTCAGTTTGCAAGCCATGGcgcaattctctctcctcaaaatcaaaagaaaaagttaAGGCTTTTACAATCCCTGAACCTCCATTACTCTACCCCTTCGTTTATTCAAAAAAGCGAGAACGCCAAATTTCTTTTATACTAACAGAAAGAACCGTATATACACTTCACCCCAATGAATCCCAAATCCACTGTCGGAATAAGTGTGGGAGTTATGGATTGGGAAATTGGTGTTCTCCATTGATTGCTGAGTTTGAGGAGATTCTTCCTAAAAGGTTTGTTCCTCACCAACTAGCTGCGAGGTGTAGTTTTAGAAATTTCTCTAAGGTGAAAAATATGCTTGATTTTAAAGTTTGTCCAATTTCTAAGTTTTATGGCATTGTTGCTGCTAATCATAAACAAGGGTTTCAATTTTCAAATGGTTATTTGGATGTTGATAAAGTAGTTGTTGTAGCTGATTATAATTATGTTAGTATTAATTATCCTATGAGTAGTGATGATGATGAGAATAATAATGTTATTGTGGGTGCCCTTTTAGCTGGAGGGAAAGTTGGATTGTTGAGGTTATTAGGGTCTGAGTTAGACCCTGATCCTATAGGATGGAGGGTAATTAATTATGGGGAGGATGATAAAGACTTTAGGTTTGATGATATTGTCAATTTGGGAGGCAAATTGTGTGTTATTGACTCTAAAGGAAGAGCCTTTACAGTAGATATTTGTTCATTGGAATTAACTCAAATTGCAGTACCACCACCTCCTATTTGCAACATGGATGGGGAAGGGATTCTATTGCTTCAAAGGAGGAAGCGATTGGTAGAAGATTCCGGTAGCTTATATTTGCTTGTCCCTTTTGGATATGAAAAGTGTTGGGTACTTGAATCTCGAATCAAAGTTTACAAATTAAGGGTACAAACCAGAGATTGGGTTGAGGTTGTTAGTTTGGGTGATCTATCTCTTTTTGTGGGCtatgatttttcttttgctgCCTCTGCTAGTAATGTCTTCACAAAGGCGGAGGGCAACAGGAACTGCATTTTTTTTGCCAGAACGAGTTTTCCGCACTATAACAAGTGCATTACTGTTGACTTTAAGGAGGATCTTCTATTCGAAGGATTGCCCTTCAACCTTCAGGTTGGAGTGTTTGACTTGCCAGATGGTACCAACTTCAGGTTGGCTTCTGGTCAACGGCGTCCTGAGATAACGTACAACCTTCCATGTTGCCTTGTTCATAG TGAATTGGTGTATGATTTATATTTTACAAATCTGTCTAATCTCGAGGGAGTCAAAATCGCAGCCAGGCATGTATTAtga
- the LOC110805135 gene encoding F-box protein SKIP23-like isoform X1 produces MGERGGRVKRRKQTVVDWSALPPELLSEIGKRLQFRLDLLRFRSVCKPWRNSLSSKSKEKVKAFTIPEPPLLYPFVYSKKRERQISFILTERTVYTLHPNESQIHCRNKCGSYGLGNWCSPLIAEFEEILPKRFVPHQLAARCSFRNFSKVKNMLDFKVCPISKFYGIVAANHKQGFQFSNGYLDVDKVVVVADYNYVSINYPMSSDDDENNNVIVGALLAGGKVGLLRLLGSELDPDPIGWRVINYGEDDKDFRFDDIVNLGGKLCVIDSKGRAFTVDICSLELTQIAVPPPPICNMDGEGILLLQRRKRLVEDSGSLYLLVPFGYEKCWVLESRIKVYKLRVQTRDWVEVVSLGDLSLFVGYDFSFAASASNVFTKAEGNRNCIFFARTSFPHYNKCITVDFKEDLLFEGLPFNLQVGVFDLPDGTNFRLASGQRRPEITYNLPCCLVHRNCGWRLGNGFSGDRRSEEDGLWVDLTYRRWRMRRLCWVL; encoded by the exons ATGGGAGAAAGAGGAGGAAGAGTGAAAAGAAGAAAGCAAACGGTGGTTGATTGGTCGGCCCTCCCACCGGAGCTTCTATCTGAAATCGGAAAACGCCTGCAATTCCGATTAGACTTGCTGAGATTCCGGTCAGTTTGCAAGCCATGGcgcaattctctctcctcaaaatcaaaagaaaaagttaAGGCTTTTACAATCCCTGAACCTCCATTACTCTACCCCTTCGTTTATTCAAAAAAGCGAGAACGCCAAATTTCTTTTATACTAACAGAAAGAACCGTATATACACTTCACCCCAATGAATCCCAAATCCACTGTCGGAATAAGTGTGGGAGTTATGGATTGGGAAATTGGTGTTCTCCATTGATTGCTGAGTTTGAGGAGATTCTTCCTAAAAGGTTTGTTCCTCACCAACTAGCTGCGAGGTGTAGTTTTAGAAATTTCTCTAAGGTGAAAAATATGCTTGATTTTAAAGTTTGTCCAATTTCTAAGTTTTATGGCATTGTTGCTGCTAATCATAAACAAGGGTTTCAATTTTCAAATGGTTATTTGGATGTTGATAAAGTAGTTGTTGTAGCTGATTATAATTATGTTAGTATTAATTATCCTATGAGTAGTGATGATGATGAGAATAATAATGTTATTGTGGGTGCCCTTTTAGCTGGAGGGAAAGTTGGATTGTTGAGGTTATTAGGGTCTGAGTTAGACCCTGATCCTATAGGATGGAGGGTAATTAATTATGGGGAGGATGATAAAGACTTTAGGTTTGATGATATTGTCAATTTGGGAGGCAAATTGTGTGTTATTGACTCTAAAGGAAGAGCCTTTACAGTAGATATTTGTTCATTGGAATTAACTCAAATTGCAGTACCACCACCTCCTATTTGCAACATGGATGGGGAAGGGATTCTATTGCTTCAAAGGAGGAAGCGATTGGTAGAAGATTCCGGTAGCTTATATTTGCTTGTCCCTTTTGGATATGAAAAGTGTTGGGTACTTGAATCTCGAATCAAAGTTTACAAATTAAGGGTACAAACCAGAGATTGGGTTGAGGTTGTTAGTTTGGGTGATCTATCTCTTTTTGTGGGCtatgatttttcttttgctgCCTCTGCTAGTAATGTCTTCACAAAGGCGGAGGGCAACAGGAACTGCATTTTTTTTGCCAGAACGAGTTTTCCGCACTATAACAAGTGCATTACTGTTGACTTTAAGGAGGATCTTCTATTCGAAGGATTGCCCTTCAACCTTCAGGTTGGAGTGTTTGACTTGCCAGATGGTACCAACTTCAGGTTGGCTTCTGGTCAACGGCGTCCTGAGATAACGTACAACCTTCCATGTTGCCTTGTTCATAG GAATTGCGGCTGGAGGCTCGGAAATGGGTTTAGCGGTGACAGGAGGAGTGAGGAAGACGGTTTATGGGTCGATCTTACCTATCGACGGTGGCGGATGCGGCGGCTTTGTTGGGTTCTGTGA